The genomic segment aaggagaaaagaaCTTTTCTTCAGTGCTTGcctaaatattgaaataaaactgattcTATTGGATGTTTGTCCTTTTACTTGTATACAAATCTATCTATACAGTAATGTTTATGTTGTGGGGAatttattgtgcattttttaatcatgttttaaatgtgttacaaaagtatcggattgGGACTCAggatcggcagatacacaaaatcgaatgactctgaatcggatcaggcccaaaaaacctgatcgggacatccccaCTTagcaaacttcttttttagcacGAAGATGCGTTATTTAACTAGGTTAAAGAAAAACCTCCCACTGTGACTCAGTGGTATTAAGaaattttcaaaagtttacCAATGGAAAGAATTGGGGCCAAGTTAAGgaacaaggacattttttttttatttatggtgcCCTGTGCTGGAATATCTACCTAGTGATCTGGCTGAAACCATTCAAAAGGGTTCAGGTTCATTGGAATGGCACTCCTCATACTTGACTACTTCTCTGCTTAATATTAACCCTCTCACAATTCTTTATTAATCTTGCATTCTCCTTTTCTATATGTGTGTATGTCTAAGGAGAATGTGCATATTTGAATTTCAGTATTTCTTACCCCAGGCTCACAAGGATACcattacagctcaggtgcgatgtGGGAGCGGTCTACCTACAGCCGCTGGCTCATATTAGGTACTGGTTGGCTGCAGCCATGGGCTCTGCTACCAACctcgcaaaactccaaactcacatgCTAAACCCCCCTTTGTTCGCTGCAGTTCAGCTGTGTCATCCGGCAAAATTTTAACCAAACGAAAaacgcctgcagtgggatttcctctcacacttttaaagttacgtaaagactgcaGTGCTCGCAACGGAGCTGTAACGCTAGTGGTGTGAGCCCGGGTTTACTAATTTAACTTGTCTACAGACTTTCTACCCTTTCTATCCTCTTTATTGGATTTTCATTTGTCCTAGCCCACACCaacgtgtttttttaattattttttatttctctttttcattttcccttcttatgttgttttgtgtaaatatgaaaaaagctaaataaaatatgatttagaAAAACCAGTAGATGTGGGTAATCTATAAACTGGAAGTAAGTcataaaaatggtaaaacacAAAGCTCATTCATTCCCTCTTTTCATGCTGTCCAAAgacctcttttttatttaaataactaaattcaTCTCACACAAAATGAGTAACTTGTATTTACTGTTATACGCAGAAAAGCTGTTTAACTTGAGATGTCCTtcagttaatgtttttttacaaagaacATTTTAGCACTCACTATAAAATAACTAGAGCACAAACTTGTAGCTCAGAGCTCAATTGAAGCTGCATTTGTCAATAATTTTAAGGGAAATAGAAGCTGCcattttaaaatcccactccaattactatttgatttattgtaaaagtgctCCCAATGGTCTTTATTATGACTAGACTGTTCTATCCTTAATCAAACAACATATATggttttattgaacacacagATCCATTCATATaaattaatcatatttattgaacacacaaaaaaaccagTATTCCGATCTCTGATAATCTTCTTTCACCTAGCCCTTGCAGAGCCGAGTAAAACTCCCCACACCAGTAAGGCGGATAAAGCCGCTGTAAACGCTGCTGACTGTTAACCAAAAAGCTGAGCAAAGTTACAGCATAGCACTGCAAAACCACCTCACATGCTCAGGCTTAAGCACGATCAGGTGTAACACAGATGAACATGGGTGACAGAAGTTCTATTGACACGGAAGTGTCCGTAACAAAAAACGACTAAAGTTTGGGTGTGGCAGTCCTCTCTGCTTGGCTGTAACTGTTTTACTTTCTCTAAAAGGGGGGACTGAGACAAGCATATCAGCCTATTGGCGTGATCGTGGGTggggctgtttgtttttaaagagagTTTTGCTCCCAAATGCCACTTTTGAATGGGATTTTTGGAAGATAAGAACCACTGCAAACATATTAGAAATGGCTACCTGTGGAGGTAACGTTTTGCATGATTACTTTTAGATATATTTAACTTGTGACGTGTGGTTGACCTACAAAAAAGTGAGTTTGGAGTGTTATTCTTCTCAGAATGACTCAGGCTTTCAATGATCAGGTTGTTCAAGACAATTCTTTAGGGgtctttttatcaaaattttgtcagttttatttttattttgtcagctGGGAGGACAAGAGCAGGTCAAACTTAACTTAGCAGTCTTAAAGTAAGaacctctttcttttttatgtgttttttttaggaagtgTTGAAACAGACAGCCAAACAGAAACTAATCAGATGGGTGAGTACTTTGACTCTGTGTTTTAGGGCTGTTAATGAATAATTGTAGCTTCTCTACTGCTTTGTCATTTGAATGCTTGAAAGTGGGTGTTATCAGACAGGAAACTGTTTTAGACACAATTTATCATTAATAAATCTCTGCAATGTgaaaggaaaactaaaaaaacaccaTGATAAAAGTATCTTATCGCTCTCCTCTGTTTTACATTAACTTTTtctctagtttatgaacactcATCCACCAAGCAGCAGATTACAGAATTTAAGAGGGCCTAAAATAGACAGCTCCACCAGAATACACTCAACAAGTTCTTGAGTGATCTTATGCAATTGATGTTGAGTAATTACGGATTCCTGGACTTGATACTAGAAAAATATATTACGGCACGTGTCGAAGTCGAggcccggatccggcccaccgtaaaattatattatatttcatctttttatcCAATGTTATCTTTatatattcattattattattaaagtcaTCAAACTGTGACAAAGCCTTGTCCAAGAAATCTAAAGAGAAAGAATTCTCATGCTACAACTGACAACAGCACTATCCCTTTCCTGATTACATCTTCAAAACCtcttcagttattttatttacttacttatGTACAGAATTCTATAAGTAACAGATGAGTGTATGCTATCAAAATTGTAATACAGAGTTAAAGCAAAGATTGCAGTGTCTTATAATTCATTGgatgttaatgtttttgtcttttgcagAGAACCAGTGTGAGATCGACTCGTTTAACAAGTATTAAGacctctttattttcttaagtaCTGTTAAAGGTAGAACATTTATTCCTGAATTTTGATTTCTCCCCTTTTTAATTAATAACAGATTATGCATAACCGATTTGAACCCAGCTGAAGAATACAAGATGAACCACAAACGGCGAGGCCTGGCCCTCATTTTCAACCATGAGAATTTTTACTATTGGCGGAATTTGAATGATAGGAACACATGTTGACCGCAACAGCTTAAAGAGACGGTACCCCTCTTCAAATCTGATACTGAGTGTCTTGAagaatgttttgtcttttttgttgaaaatgtttttgtttcttttgctgcAATTTTGCTCCACCTTAACCCAATATTTGTTTATCACATAGACTCCAGGAGTTAAATTTTGAAGTCCGGAATTATGACAATGCAAAGCAGACAGATGTCCTGGATAGAATCCATGAAGGTAATTATCATGTGTGCGCCCTTTCAAGTCCCTGTACTCCTTCTTACATAAGCTAACACAAAGAAATATGTCTCCCACTAGCTGCTGGGGAGGATCACGCTGATGCCGACTGCTTTCTGCTGGTCTTTCTGAGCCACGGCAAGGACAACTGCGTTTACACCCACGATGGCATGGTCAACATCCAAGAGATCACAGCCGCATTCAGAGGAGACAACTGCCCGAGCCTTGTAGGAAAGCCGAAGATCTTCATTTTTCAGGTAAATTTAAGACAATGCAAATGTCCTAGCACTATTATGGAGAGTGCTTAGGAAAATCTGCAAGTCAGTCATCTGCTGCCTTATTGGAAACAATGCTAAACAATGTATTGTTTTCAGGTAAAGATGAAACTCGATACTTCAATGTGTGTATACAGGCGTGTCGTGGAGAAAAACATGATACAGCAGTGGTCGCCACCGATGCTGTTGACCACAGGGAGGAGACTATGGAGGAGGTGGTGGTTGATGCCAGTGCACTAAATACTCTACCTGCTGCAGCTGATTTCATCATGTGCTATTCTGTGGCTGAAGGTGAGTTAAGACAGTTACTTAGGAGtaatttgttagatttttttgggctttttttattgatttgaggccaaataaacagttttttatgtcatttttcaaGCAGTAATTAATGCATTTTAACctcactttcaattttttttttacatatttagatTAAAAGCTCTAGATTTGACAGTTTTATAGTTTGAGCATCTTTTATCCTGTTGTATTTTTAGCATATCACCATTTTCAAGCCTTTAATGGAGCTTGCTTATGGTTCAGGATATATTTAcatgaaatgataaaaacaggGATTTGTATAATAATAGAGGGGAAACAAATAGGGGAAAAGAGAGTTGGTCAATgtttccttggaaaaaaaaatataaattaaaaattatttaaatattgtgtTACTTTGTTTAatctataaaataaatgcaatgttTATTGCAAGCCCTAATTAGAACCAAATAATTTGAGTATTTCAAAAGAGCAATTACATTTGAGGATATTTAGGGATTTTAAGCACTGTAACAAGGCCTGGAAATGTTAATAAACCtctttgattattaaaaaaacaacaaaaaaacaaactacaaaacACTGAATTACCAGATTCCAtctaactttctttttttgccctgttttgtttctttaggtTTCTTTTCCCACCGACATATAAAAGAGGGCTCCTGGTACATCCAGGATTTGTGCGAGCTCCTTGAAAAGTTTGGAAATTCCCTTGAGTTCACTGAGTTACTCACCTTGGTGAACAGAAAAGTGGCAATGAGAGGTGTGAAGATGCTCAGGGACTCTGACGAGAAAAAACAGGTTCCATGTTTTGCTTCCATGTTAACCAAGAAGCTCTACTTCCGGAAAAAGTAACAGCATCAAGTCATCGTCATATAATCAATTGATTttagcttagaaaaaaaaaaagaagcaaaaaacttTCTAGTAACTGGTGCACCCCAGTTCCTATCTGGTGCGCAACAATTACTAACCATTTTCTTTCacttgaattattattattttttttgctttaatttccctttaggggctctgtattAAAGTTTACAgtggtctttttgttttaatcatgattatgtgGTTTTTAACCCTAATCAAaacctttgttgttttcattggagtgggtgtttaatATCACTGTGAACACTTTGAATCAGTCTGTGAAATCTTGAGACACCACCGATTATCTAGAGAACTACAGACTTCATTTTCAGTCCTGATGCAATGGAGAAGTCCAACAAACACTTCAGATCACATCTCTCTTGTAGTGAATAGTTTGGATAAAATTGCAGTCCAACACAATAGACCCTGCTGGGATTCAGGTTAAAGATGCTGGCAATGCCTGctgttaattttttacttttgcctGCATCCCTGGAGTAGTTtgtcagttttgttaaaaaaatgacagccaTCATTTCAGTATTTATATCATTACCATCCTCATGCTGATCATATGGCTTAGCTATCCACTGTGTTATGATGCTCAGGTGCTGATGCTGCCAGTAATTAGATTTAGCTGATTATTCAGCTAATTCGTCTATCTCTACTTGTCATCTAATCTTCTCCAGGAtacaatcaaaaacattagtgtTCAAACTGTTGCTCTACTATTTTGGGTTATACTGTTGTGTCTTTCAGGTTAATAGAGGTTATAGGTTgatgccagtgttcagcagcatagtcgccatcagtgtgtgaattgGACAGTGACAAGCGCTTTGCCATTTCTAAGAAAGTAGTAGAGTTCCATGTGCACTACTGTTCAAAAGTCTGGGGTCACCcacacatttttgtattttccatcAAGTCACACTTGTATTTACCAAATGAGTTGTAAAATGAACAGAGAATATAGACATTTGCCACCAGGAAGtgatggatttaaaaaagtcaaatgaaaaCCTGGGAAAGCAATGTAAAGAGATGGAGAAGAAGGT from the Oryzias melastigma strain HK-1 linkage group LG1, ASM292280v2, whole genome shotgun sequence genome contains:
- the LOC112157024 gene encoding LOW QUALITY PROTEIN: caspase-6 (The sequence of the model RefSeq protein was modified relative to this genomic sequence to represent the inferred CDS: inserted 2 bases in 1 codon), yielding MATCGGSVETDSQTETNQMENQCEIDSFNKLCITDLNPAEEYKMNHKRRGLALIFNHENFYYWRNLNDRNTCXDRNSLKRRLQELNFEVRNYDNAKQTDVLDRIHEAAGEDHADADCFLLVFLSHGKDNCVYTHDGMVNIQEITAAFRGDNCPSLVGKPKIFIFQACRGEKHDTAVVATDAVDHREETMEEVVVDASALNTLPAAADFIMCYSVAEGFFSHRHIKEGSWYIQDLCELLEKFGNSLEFTELLTLVNRKVAMRGVKMLRDSDEKKQVPCFASMLTKKLYFRKK